Proteins from one Bacteriovorax sp. BAL6_X genomic window:
- a CDS encoding RHS repeat-associated core domain-containing protein has product MNRNLFTKLILLFSISLSSLAFVGSKYNRKGVVIKYDTPAPNDVKHDSGSTTELSGSICVSKYSSIHNKQKCRATLDGNVSIRAYFPDAMTEVTNQLQVTKHGHEYKWSFSTPELSTGTENTLHILVAKEDKRIKKYEKLQAKLNKRILLVEKRIAKLEGRVLTDRLVEWLEQLKSRLERVSKNIDSLVEEDTSVLAQIKVPLQVDNQISFPFYYSSFYSGHKMSLRVPLGSPIEGRSVNVEAKSKNLSEKSFWFPEIDEKNDKHDKSFEDDGLNQYALSLFHKSVEISNTGYIEVPFGNELEINREISSLSISEANSLRLDLLKKLNLDFKGKGKKSEKEFVYGSLDYTIPVAEDLIAPKWSHISYEGQNNYFNSDFSINLQAGDDFGDLDTTKSKFELFKVVDGTLTELALPSINQNVGEDRVLDINIDFNSLADGEYLFKATAFDHAGNATDTLEYTFFWDTVIPEIALNNVERIITNEALFQSDVIVTDKSPTQIEVFNNNQLVNSVEDSVFSNFVSLSEGMNNIVVRVVDRAGNINEASYPAIELDTIAPTLSDISPIQDSIIDLITFPVKFKSSENLYQVFLNDEEIDISSNRLNINHVFTAEREGDFHLKIKAVDYALNETVVEVDAVIVLEVLRAELISIKPKENDPYTIVVTGAEWASQPGLKISTGFFGFNSINSDERGRFEIELPIASEVTLKGVDSVYDRTEYVTLRYNIDTTFSGKVQNIHGEAMAGVTVTIINSNQSAITDASGIFSISDPATGDQKVSFDASGINVVDEEQTYEERYQKTSVAFSLGSNQLNVLSKPITLVPLVIDGNETIVDETTSTTVTNPNVEGFALSVSAGNTVFPDGTETGTISVSKLSSEHLNVTPPEYVKPEFVYALEPSGLKFREPASLVLPNDNEFPPKTQLIVYSKNSDTGIWEVDGLSQVSEDGQTVESVENGGITHFSEVFVAPIAPKLSSFSDDAINGATVGKNGLSLSATIPSMKIAGKDFAPSFVYNSAWANPKLVVSNIINVDKQERKIERTSLGKSRIEGHGYEVSFEGKQWVEPENLWAWASVGDYTSEKYPFTGVPNKSVVSYALDLKDQASGYHPYLSEYEIQLKTMTLGTYYLRPTSNALYLLSGTIKNKLSDPESSVMEELYPYAYSGNVIVQNKSKSEFGKGWKLGINSQILDPKSAVLALEGPSGDVKTYYANNLIQNVYTSEEDIFSASFDGTSAFLSKTNGEVIELSSNTGEFLGTTQTPSFEGYMGYNYVRHEGTYGCGFLNSKRCNRYRCHNRRVDYKQSHVFSKIFKNDEGKLVGSDVNGALFVIDDSSKEVIVGNVANMAGVSSGRSSSNSYKNTTCATTGFECSNDVYLNKYNGVSCGTPTASTGQRIYSGYVAGDRLSSKFNNITDFTSTPFNSLLIVDSGNNVIRSVNMETNTVEIFAGNRQTLDNGDGGLATAASIYHPNGIVADKQGNVYISTENGYIRKIDSAGYITKIAGLNTLDGGKIALSGHALEMALTFPKGMTIDHSKNVLYVADSGNNRVLAINLTTLDSYVVAGDGECRATIKENVPATSASLCSPERVALDENNNLLIFDKGHRSIRRVILNTGVNNLAFFTKDNDGTTLERLDNGEIKLTMRDGTHTFFDNKGREYLSQSLIGTTLEYKYQDELLTEVIKDDIKLYDFYYYDGLLDRVVDKAQRETQFVYEDSKLTEIIYPDQTKEKFVYDEAGKVIQSFNKNNIATSYFFDEYDQLVSSESANGAQTSVEVGTSNTVGNGSEETELKDFDDPAIADYLVDAKGNEVTMKKDFTGFVNTITDVKGQTTEIERDSIGRPVFVKRPDGSEVSFVYAGFSSDLIEKYDTATGVRVKYTYNDFGQLLLKTENGDVVEENLYNEIGQLVSKINQIGQSVSYEYNSMGLVSKKTNPDGTFVEYLYSDVGNVLASSDELGNVTDFVRDASGNIISITNAKGQNVLREYDEFNRSLSVTDGNGQKTSYTYSATGQLANILDPNGKVTSFTYDNLDRLVEKIDPLGRVTSLEYDLNNNVTKEVLPNGVIKQYQYNSANELIKKILPDNLYEYAYDSRGNLTMARNNVTQVNFEYEHLESGDVVSVAGTFGVGERTDLPSLDFEYSYDSRGNRVEFRDGDEINTYEYDSINRLRRLVNHKGEVFDFDFDSKNRLSKITRPGSTSSYTYFDNNAVQSIIHENNQGIINSFYYQVDGIGNITQKRTPSSVEDYSYGNNNQLVGVSSGGVPLENFEYDNLGNRIADDNGSYSYDQTGQRLTEDWKYLYYFDDAGNLSSKIDKQNNDTHQYIYNSENQLIGYQFFKEGTQKEIESFYTFDSLGRRVEKVVSNYRNNTSKILRFAYDGQQIVHIYNGSNNLLQKVTHSNTVIDDVLSYDVKNNDSVGSADNNSYFYLKDHLNSIVNIVDGSGNIKETYKYSVFGETLSSNNSLINNFFTFTGREYDEESSLFHFRSRAYSPESGRFLQIDPNNGNLLLPSTLNNKYVYVANNPLGLTDPTGESFLGDFGKEMKSFFSGSGGWTGDLVAAFVAGTILYATGGAMVGVLDVLYAIGSTAIGSALAAGASSLAGGDFGDAFHSYFRISLSFLTLSAIFAKGGVAGLGGDGLQGYVESWDPFMGEGSGLTIGSSTTYNFGSGLSVHELSHTIQFIAIARGSKKPSQTWFLYTIIGGIGAGLRLMGLPDSMNPIEFVH; this is encoded by the coding sequence ATGAATAGAAACTTATTCACTAAGCTTATTTTATTATTTTCAATCTCACTAAGTTCTTTGGCATTTGTTGGATCAAAGTATAATAGAAAGGGTGTTGTTATTAAGTACGATACACCAGCACCTAATGATGTTAAGCATGATTCAGGCTCAACAACTGAACTATCAGGTTCAATTTGTGTTTCGAAATATTCTTCTATTCATAATAAACAAAAGTGTAGAGCAACGTTAGATGGTAATGTTTCTATAAGAGCTTATTTTCCAGATGCAATGACAGAAGTGACTAACCAGCTTCAGGTGACGAAGCATGGCCATGAATATAAATGGAGTTTTTCTACGCCAGAGCTTAGCACTGGTACAGAAAATACTCTTCATATCTTAGTTGCTAAAGAAGATAAAAGAATAAAGAAGTATGAAAAACTCCAAGCCAAGCTAAATAAGAGAATTCTTTTAGTGGAAAAAAGAATAGCAAAACTAGAAGGGCGCGTATTAACAGACCGTTTAGTTGAGTGGTTAGAGCAGCTTAAATCTAGGCTAGAAAGAGTATCTAAAAATATTGATAGTTTAGTTGAAGAGGATACTTCTGTTTTAGCTCAGATAAAAGTACCACTTCAAGTCGATAATCAAATATCTTTTCCATTCTATTATTCTAGTTTTTACTCAGGACATAAAATGTCTCTAAGAGTACCACTAGGATCACCAATTGAAGGTAGAAGTGTAAATGTTGAAGCGAAATCTAAGAACCTATCAGAGAAAAGCTTTTGGTTTCCTGAAATTGATGAGAAAAATGATAAGCATGATAAGTCATTTGAAGATGATGGGCTAAATCAGTATGCATTGTCTCTATTTCATAAAAGTGTTGAAATCTCTAATACGGGATATATTGAAGTACCTTTTGGAAATGAGTTGGAAATCAACAGAGAAATATCATCTTTAAGTATTTCTGAGGCCAATAGCTTAAGACTTGATCTTCTTAAAAAACTCAATCTTGATTTTAAAGGAAAAGGTAAAAAATCTGAAAAAGAATTTGTATACGGGTCTCTAGATTATACAATTCCTGTAGCTGAGGATTTAATTGCTCCAAAATGGTCTCATATTTCATATGAAGGACAGAATAATTACTTTAATTCAGACTTTTCTATAAATTTACAGGCCGGTGATGATTTTGGTGATCTTGATACTACAAAGTCCAAGTTTGAGCTGTTTAAGGTTGTAGACGGGACTTTAACAGAGCTTGCTCTACCAAGTATTAATCAAAATGTAGGCGAAGACAGAGTATTAGATATTAATATCGACTTTAACTCGTTAGCAGATGGTGAATACCTATTTAAAGCTACTGCATTTGATCATGCTGGTAATGCTACTGATACATTAGAATATACTTTCTTTTGGGATACTGTAATTCCAGAAATTGCTCTAAATAATGTTGAAAGGATAATTACTAACGAAGCATTATTTCAATCAGACGTTATTGTGACAGATAAGTCTCCGACACAAATTGAAGTTTTTAATAATAACCAACTAGTCAATTCTGTAGAAGACAGTGTCTTTAGTAATTTTGTGTCTTTATCCGAAGGAATGAATAACATTGTTGTTCGTGTCGTTGACCGTGCTGGAAATATTAACGAGGCATCTTATCCTGCGATTGAATTAGATACAATTGCGCCAACGTTGAGTGATATTTCTCCAATTCAAGACTCTATTATTGATTTAATTACATTTCCAGTTAAATTTAAAAGTAGCGAAAATCTTTATCAGGTATTTTTAAATGATGAAGAAATTGATATTTCATCAAATCGCTTGAATATTAATCATGTTTTTACAGCCGAAAGAGAAGGGGATTTTCACCTTAAAATTAAGGCTGTTGACTATGCGCTAAATGAAACAGTCGTTGAAGTAGATGCTGTTATTGTATTAGAAGTTCTAAGAGCTGAACTAATCTCTATAAAGCCTAAGGAGAATGATCCATACACAATTGTAGTCACAGGTGCAGAGTGGGCTTCTCAGCCAGGTCTTAAAATTTCTACTGGTTTCTTTGGGTTTAATTCTATTAACTCAGATGAACGAGGGCGATTTGAAATAGAACTTCCAATCGCGTCTGAAGTTACACTTAAGGGTGTAGATAGTGTATATGACCGTACAGAGTATGTAACATTAAGATATAATATTGATACTACTTTTTCTGGTAAAGTTCAGAACATTCACGGTGAAGCAATGGCCGGTGTAACTGTTACAATTATTAACTCTAACCAGAGTGCTATTACTGATGCTTCAGGTATTTTTTCTATCTCTGATCCGGCAACTGGGGATCAAAAGGTTTCTTTTGATGCATCAGGTATAAATGTTGTAGATGAAGAACAGACATACGAAGAACGTTATCAAAAAACAAGTGTGGCATTCTCTTTAGGTAGTAATCAGTTAAACGTATTAAGTAAACCTATTACTTTAGTACCTCTTGTAATTGATGGTAATGAAACGATTGTAGATGAAACAACTTCTACAACAGTAACAAATCCTAACGTCGAAGGTTTTGCTTTAAGTGTGTCCGCAGGTAATACTGTTTTCCCTGATGGAACAGAAACGGGGACAATCAGTGTTAGTAAGCTCTCGTCTGAACATTTAAATGTTACACCTCCTGAATACGTGAAGCCTGAGTTTGTTTATGCGCTAGAACCTTCGGGGCTTAAATTTAGAGAGCCTGCAAGTCTTGTATTACCAAATGACAATGAATTTCCACCAAAGACTCAGTTAATTGTATATTCTAAAAATAGTGATACAGGAATTTGGGAAGTTGACGGATTATCTCAAGTTTCTGAAGATGGACAAACTGTTGAATCAGTTGAAAATGGTGGGATTACACATTTTTCAGAAGTATTTGTGGCTCCTATTGCTCCTAAATTAAGTAGCTTTTCAGATGATGCAATTAATGGTGCAACTGTTGGCAAAAATGGTCTTTCTTTATCTGCAACAATACCTTCAATGAAAATTGCTGGAAAAGATTTTGCACCTAGTTTTGTTTACAATAGTGCATGGGCAAATCCTAAATTAGTTGTTTCAAATATTATCAATGTTGATAAACAAGAGAGAAAAATAGAAAGAACGAGTCTTGGAAAATCTCGAATTGAAGGACATGGTTACGAGGTTTCTTTTGAAGGGAAGCAATGGGTTGAACCTGAGAACCTTTGGGCATGGGCTTCAGTTGGTGATTATACAAGTGAAAAATACCCATTTACAGGAGTTCCTAATAAATCTGTAGTTTCTTATGCTTTAGATTTAAAAGATCAAGCTTCTGGTTATCATCCATATTTATCAGAATATGAGATTCAATTAAAAACAATGACTCTTGGGACGTATTATTTAAGGCCAACTAGTAATGCTTTATATCTTCTTTCAGGTACAATAAAGAATAAATTGTCAGACCCAGAGTCAAGCGTAATGGAAGAGCTTTATCCTTATGCATATTCTGGAAATGTCATCGTTCAAAATAAGTCTAAATCTGAGTTTGGGAAGGGATGGAAATTAGGTATTAATAGTCAAATCCTAGATCCGAAATCAGCTGTCTTAGCTTTAGAAGGGCCAAGTGGTGACGTAAAAACATATTATGCTAATAACCTTATTCAGAATGTATATACATCAGAAGAAGATATATTTAGCGCAAGTTTTGATGGCACGTCAGCCTTTCTTTCAAAGACTAATGGAGAAGTTATTGAGCTAAGTTCTAATACTGGAGAATTTCTAGGCACAACACAAACTCCAAGTTTTGAAGGTTATATGGGCTATAACTATGTTCGTCATGAAGGTACATATGGTTGTGGGTTCTTAAATTCAAAACGTTGTAATCGTTATAGATGTCACAATAGAAGAGTCGATTATAAGCAAAGTCACGTATTTTCTAAGATTTTCAAAAATGATGAAGGAAAGCTTGTTGGTTCAGATGTTAATGGTGCTTTATTTGTCATAGATGACTCTTCTAAAGAAGTCATTGTTGGAAATGTTGCAAATATGGCTGGAGTAAGTAGTGGTAGATCATCTTCAAATTCATATAAGAACACCACCTGTGCAACAACTGGTTTCGAATGTTCAAATGATGTCTATTTAAATAAATACAACGGTGTTTCATGTGGTACGCCTACTGCAAGTACTGGTCAAAGAATTTATTCTGGATATGTCGCAGGTGATAGACTTTCTTCTAAGTTTAACAATATTACAGATTTTACATCAACGCCTTTTAATAGTCTTTTAATTGTTGATTCAGGGAACAATGTAATTCGTTCTGTAAATATGGAGACAAATACTGTCGAAATATTCGCTGGAAATAGACAAACACTTGATAATGGAGATGGTGGACTTGCTACTGCTGCAAGTATTTATCACCCGAATGGCATAGTTGCCGATAAACAAGGAAATGTTTATATCTCTACAGAAAATGGATATATCCGTAAAATTGACTCGGCTGGATATATTACAAAAATTGCAGGTCTTAATACTTTAGATGGTGGGAAAATTGCATTAAGTGGGCATGCTCTAGAAATGGCACTTACATTCCCTAAAGGGATGACAATTGATCATAGTAAAAATGTATTATATGTTGCTGATTCTGGAAATAATCGTGTTCTTGCGATTAATTTAACAACTTTAGACAGTTATGTTGTTGCAGGAGATGGTGAATGTCGTGCTACAATTAAAGAAAATGTCCCTGCTACATCTGCATCTCTATGCTCTCCCGAAAGAGTCGCACTAGATGAAAATAATAATCTTCTTATTTTTGATAAAGGACACAGAAGTATTAGACGTGTAATTCTAAATACTGGTGTAAACAACCTAGCTTTCTTTACAAAAGATAATGATGGAACAACTCTTGAGAGATTGGATAATGGGGAAATCAAACTAACTATGCGTGATGGAACTCACACGTTCTTTGATAACAAAGGTCGAGAATACTTATCACAAAGCTTAATCGGGACAACTCTAGAATATAAATATCAAGATGAGCTATTAACTGAGGTTATTAAAGATGATATCAAGCTTTATGACTTCTATTACTACGACGGCCTTCTGGACAGGGTTGTGGATAAAGCACAAAGAGAAACTCAATTTGTATATGAGGACTCAAAGCTCACAGAAATAATATATCCTGATCAAACAAAAGAAAAGTTTGTGTACGATGAAGCTGGAAAAGTTATTCAAAGCTTTAATAAGAACAATATTGCCACTAGTTACTTTTTTGATGAATACGATCAGCTTGTCAGCAGTGAAAGTGCTAATGGTGCACAAACTTCTGTAGAGGTCGGTACATCAAATACTGTTGGTAATGGAAGTGAAGAGACAGAATTAAAAGACTTTGATGATCCTGCAATCGCAGACTACTTAGTTGATGCGAAAGGTAATGAAGTTACAATGAAAAAGGACTTCACTGGATTTGTAAACACTATTACAGATGTAAAAGGGCAAACCACTGAAATCGAAAGAGATTCTATAGGGCGTCCAGTCTTTGTTAAACGTCCAGATGGATCAGAAGTTTCCTTTGTATATGCTGGCTTCTCTAGTGATTTAATTGAGAAGTATGATACAGCTACAGGTGTACGAGTAAAATATACTTATAACGACTTTGGTCAACTTCTTCTAAAAACAGAAAATGGAGATGTCGTAGAAGAAAATTTATATAATGAAATTGGACAACTCGTTTCTAAAATAAATCAAATCGGCCAAAGTGTTTCATATGAATACAACTCTATGGGATTGGTTAGTAAGAAGACAAATCCGGATGGAACTTTTGTTGAATATCTTTATAGTGATGTCGGAAATGTTCTAGCTAGTTCGGATGAGCTTGGCAACGTTACTGACTTTGTAAGAGATGCCTCCGGTAATATTATTTCTATTACAAATGCTAAAGGGCAAAATGTTTTAAGAGAATATGACGAATTTAATAGGTCACTATCTGTTACTGATGGTAATGGACAAAAAACATCATATACATATTCAGCAACAGGTCAACTTGCTAATATTCTAGATCCTAATGGAAAAGTTACAAGTTTTACTTATGATAATTTAGATCGACTAGTGGAAAAAATTGATCCCTTAGGTCGAGTTACATCTCTTGAATATGACTTAAATAATAACGTCACAAAAGAAGTTCTACCGAATGGAGTCATTAAGCAATATCAGTATAATAGTGCAAATGAGCTAATTAAAAAAATTCTTCCTGATAATCTATATGAATATGCATACGATAGCCGTGGAAATCTAACAATGGCCCGTAATAATGTGACTCAAGTAAATTTTGAGTACGAACATTTAGAAAGTGGTGATGTGGTAAGTGTTGCTGGAACGTTTGGAGTAGGGGAGAGAACAGATCTTCCAAGTCTTGATTTTGAGTACTCTTATGACTCTCGTGGAAATCGTGTTGAGTTCAGAGATGGAGATGAGATAAATACTTACGAATATGATTCGATAAATAGGCTTCGACGTTTAGTTAATCATAAAGGAGAGGTCTTTGATTTTGACTTCGATTCTAAAAATAGACTGTCGAAAATTACAAGGCCCGGAAGTACATCGTCATATACATACTTTGATAATAATGCTGTTCAATCAATTATTCATGAAAATAATCAAGGAATAATAAATAGCTTTTATTATCAAGTTGATGGAATCGGAAATATTACTCAAAAAAGAACACCTTCTTCAGTCGAAGACTACAGCTATGGCAACAATAATCAACTCGTGGGTGTCTCTAGTGGTGGAGTTCCTCTAGAAAACTTTGAGTACGATAATTTAGGAAATAGAATTGCCGATGATAATGGCTCTTACTCTTATGATCAAACAGGGCAACGCCTCACCGAAGATTGGAAATATTTATATTATTTTGATGATGCTGGTAACCTTTCGAGTAAAATCGATAAACAGAATAACGATACTCATCAGTATATTTATAATTCTGAGAATCAATTGATTGGGTATCAATTCTTCAAAGAAGGAACGCAAAAAGAGATTGAGTCATTCTATACCTTTGATTCTTTAGGACGGAGAGTCGAGAAAGTAGTTAGTAATTATAGAAATAATACATCTAAGATATTACGATTTGCATATGATGGGCAACAGATTGTTCACATATACAACGGATCAAATAATTTACTTCAAAAAGTTACACATTCAAATACAGTAATCGATGATGTACTTTCTTATGATGTAAAAAATAATGATTCAGTTGGAAGTGCAGACAATAATAGTTACTTTTATTTAAAAGATCACTTAAACTCGATTGTTAACATAGTTGATGGATCTGGTAATATTAAAGAAACCTATAAGTACTCCGTCTTCGGTGAGACTCTTTCTTCAAATAATTCTCTGATTAATAATTTCTTTACATTTACAGGCAGAGAATATGATGAGGAATCAAGTCTATTTCATTTTCGCTCTAGGGCCTATAGTCCCGAGAGCGGTCGCTTTCTGCAGATAGATCCAAATAATGGAAACTTGCTTCTACCTAGTACATTAAATAATAAGTATGTATATGTCGCAAATAATCCATTGGGATTAACTGATCCGACTGGTGAATCATTTTTAGGTGATTTTGGTAAGGAGATGAAAAGCTTCTTTTCTGGAAGCGGTGGTTGGACAGGTGACCTTGTTGCAGCATTTGTGGCGGGGACAATTTTATACGCTACCGGAGGTGCTATGGTAGGTGTTTTAGATGTCTTATATGCGATTGGATCTACTGCTATTGGTTCAGCTTTGGCTGCAGGAGCTAGCTCTTTAGCCGGCGGTGACTTTGGGGATGCTTTTCATAGTTATTTTCGTATATCTTTGAGCTTTCTTACTTTGTCTGCAATATTTGCAAAAGGGGGAGTAGCAGGATTAGGTGGTGATGGGTTACAAGGCTATGTTGAGTCTTGGGATCCTTTCATGGGAGAGGGGAGTGGACTTACGATTGGTAGCTCCACAACTTATAACTTTGGAAGTGGGCTAAGTGTGCATGAGCTTTCTCATACAATACAGTTTATAGCAATAGCGAGAGGATCAAAGAAACCTTCGCAAACATGGTTCTTATATACGATAATAGGTGGAATTGGTGCGGGGCTGCGACTAATGGGGCTTCCTGACAGTATGAATCCGATTGAATTTGTACATTAA
- a CDS encoding DUF3892 domain-containing protein has product MLSREIKRVQKDTRDNITGVCNAGNYWSPRKASEVISDIKSGSYAYFVKVGGNKVDVLVKSNGGSEYLTTAPDNYSSNNLDNLPPC; this is encoded by the coding sequence ATGCTAAGTAGAGAAATCAAACGAGTCCAAAAGGACACTCGCGACAACATTACCGGTGTATGTAATGCTGGTAATTACTGGTCCCCGAGGAAAGCATCAGAGGTAATTTCAGACATTAAGTCTGGAAGTTATGCTTATTTTGTTAAAGTAGGTGGGAACAAGGTAGATGTTCTAGTTAAGTCAAACGGGGGGAGTGAGTATTTAACGACTGCCCCAGATAACTATAGCTCGAACAACTTAGATAACTTACCTCCTTGTTAA
- a CDS encoding helix-turn-helix transcriptional regulator, protein MSYKNFNELLFCKNLKKLRKSSGYTQAQVEAKLDLRPMAIFDFERGRIKLNIETAIQLANLYDCSLEEIYSIEKEKNNTETKETSDLRFLPVLQTGISNKNYYIIHHHLITDPIIMADLGLNEVPLRKSPFDRITDKLTENQKRKVTIEVLKYMSSLINIDNKITTEEKIIFNELMSSLSFPLTEQEKSSINRANKKVYLGKTSPKYFKTDAIKRFLVWLLIITAKSDNDFAEEEESYIKRIVQHIGLRLEDFHYIKKKVISI, encoded by the coding sequence ATGAGCTATAAAAACTTTAATGAATTGTTATTTTGCAAGAATCTTAAAAAATTAAGAAAGTCATCTGGCTATACACAGGCACAGGTGGAAGCGAAGCTAGACTTAAGGCCAATGGCAATCTTCGATTTTGAAAGAGGAAGAATAAAACTTAATATTGAAACAGCAATACAGCTAGCAAATCTATATGACTGTTCACTAGAAGAAATATACTCAATTGAAAAAGAAAAAAACAATACAGAAACAAAGGAAACATCAGATTTACGTTTCCTGCCAGTACTTCAAACAGGAATTTCAAATAAGAACTACTACATAATACATCATCACCTCATAACTGATCCAATAATCATGGCCGATCTTGGCCTTAATGAAGTCCCTCTTAGAAAATCACCATTTGATAGGATTACAGATAAGCTAACAGAGAACCAAAAAAGAAAAGTAACAATTGAAGTACTAAAATATATGAGTTCTTTAATAAATATAGACAATAAAATAACGACTGAAGAGAAGATTATATTTAATGAATTAATGAGTTCTCTTAGTTTTCCTCTTACAGAACAAGAAAAATCATCAATAAACAGAGCGAATAAGAAAGTTTACCTAGGAAAGACATCTCCAAAGTATTTCAAAACTGATGCAATAAAGCGATTCTTAGTATGGCTTCTAATAATCACTGCAAAATCTGATAATGACTTCGCAGAAGAAGAGGAAAGCTATATAAAAAGGATAGTTCAGCATATAGGTCTAAGGCTTGAAGACTTCCACTATATTAAAAAGAAAGTTATAAGTATTTAA
- a CDS encoding IS3 family transposase, whose protein sequence is MSTFQVIQALSSEISLTFLCDHFSVSRSGYYAWLRRTASRRNITLSEYRGLVKNTFKKFKGRYGSPRIHIYLKSKGISISENTIAKLMNEEGLAARKKKSFKAVSLDERVSNEAHERIFKIEENKEFKRNEVWAGDITYIPVDNKFLYLSVVMDLKRRKIVGWSIDETLSSIGVIKALENACKREREVASVFHSDQGAQYKSIGFRDTLKKYKIRGSMSRRGNCYDNAFVETFFKTIKSELLWNQNFLSEKHLKFEIFEYIESWYNRKRIHSSLDNKSPLEYELSALSA, encoded by the coding sequence ATTTCCACCTTTCAAGTAATTCAGGCGCTATCAAGTGAGATAAGCCTTACTTTTCTTTGTGATCACTTCTCAGTAAGTCGTAGTGGCTACTATGCTTGGCTGAGGAGGACTGCCTCAAGGCGGAATATCACCTTGAGCGAGTACAGAGGCTTAGTTAAGAATACATTTAAGAAGTTTAAGGGCAGGTACGGCTCTCCTCGAATACATATTTACTTGAAGAGTAAGGGGATCAGTATTTCTGAGAATACAATCGCAAAGCTTATGAATGAGGAAGGTCTTGCAGCGAGAAAAAAGAAGAGTTTTAAAGCTGTCTCACTTGATGAGAGAGTTTCAAATGAAGCTCACGAGCGTATCTTTAAGATTGAAGAAAATAAAGAGTTTAAACGAAATGAAGTGTGGGCGGGAGATATTACATATATCCCAGTGGATAATAAGTTTCTTTATTTGTCTGTAGTGATGGACCTGAAGAGAAGAAAGATAGTTGGATGGTCAATTGATGAAACGCTAAGCTCTATCGGTGTAATTAAGGCCCTAGAGAACGCCTGTAAGCGAGAACGAGAAGTAGCATCAGTCTTTCATTCTGACCAAGGAGCTCAATATAAGAGCATAGGATTTAGAGATACTCTTAAAAAATATAAAATTAGAGGTAGTATGAGCAGAAGAGGAAATTGTTATGATAATGCATTTGTAGAAACATTTTTTAAGACGATCAAGAGTGAATTATTGTGGAATCAAAATTTCTTAAGTGAAAAGCATTTGAAGTTTGAAATATTTGAGTATATAGAAAGTTGGTATAATAGAAAAAGAATTCATTCTTCACTTGATAACAAAAGTCCATTGGAGTATGAATTATCAGCGCTAAGCGCTTAA
- a CDS encoding transposase, whose protein sequence is MTKKKNSYTDEFKQNAVELSKELGIIKAAQELGVSEMSIRNWQKKILSSTSSSRKTETDLLKENKRLQKEIQYLKKINDVLKKSTAIFSQDEFPPFK, encoded by the coding sequence ATGACTAAGAAAAAGAACAGCTACACTGATGAATTCAAGCAGAATGCTGTCGAATTATCAAAAGAGCTTGGAATTATTAAGGCCGCCCAGGAGCTAGGTGTTTCTGAGATGTCGATCAGAAATTGGCAAAAGAAAATACTCTCTTCAACATCGTCTTCAAGAAAAACAGAAACAGACCTCTTAAAAGAAAATAAAAGACTTCAAAAAGAAATTCAATACTTGAAAAAGATTAATGATGTTCTAAAAAAAAGCACAGCGATCTTTTCTCAGGACGAATTTCCACCTTTCAAGTAA
- a CDS encoding helix-turn-helix transcriptional regulator — translation MKTTKKKVRRSDHKIITKEASVLKYLRESRKLSIRKAAKVIGISDTKLNHTENGRCDLNPTLILKVLNGLGYSYEEFIALVNKSVPLPENTYADCVEILKRLDKEKLKTINAILESF, via the coding sequence ATGAAAACAACAAAGAAGAAAGTAAGAAGAAGTGATCACAAGATCATAACCAAAGAGGCCAGTGTCTTAAAATACTTAAGAGAGTCTCGGAAATTATCTATTAGGAAAGCTGCAAAAGTCATTGGTATTTCTGATACTAAATTAAACCATACTGAAAATGGCCGTTGTGACCTTAATCCTACTTTAATACTAAAGGTATTAAATGGGCTTGGTTACAGCTATGAAGAATTTATTGCTTTAGTAAATAAGAGTGTTCCTCTGCCTGAGAATACGTACGCTGATTGTGTTGAAATTTTGAAGAGGCTTGATAAAGAAAAGCTAAAGACTATTAATGCGATTTTGGAAAGTTTTTAG